From one Dermacentor variabilis isolate Ectoservices chromosome 3, ASM5094787v1, whole genome shotgun sequence genomic stretch:
- the LOC142575699 gene encoding monocarboxylate transporter 9-like codes for MRHRESPWNRRHHGPDGPWAWLVASAAAWNLFWLSLLRRSGGVIFVALVATFGESRERTSWVISLNMSLAMLLGPVWGLLTKFLSLRTQTLLGCLIVGVSSILCYFARSLTSVIVLQGVCGGIGQGIVMPTKDLLIGYHFRRYRGSANGIYFIGGTLAAFLYPMVLLLLVQEYNLGGALLITGGLQLHALAGSLFYRKPPWAQAQNETEARRNSAGLKARGDDRYSTGREVSKSSNSSKTEDVRTVDNGQVSHSVDGTFSKALVTRANGDATECNGAVCAADVVREKGQQGDGVLRNGAKYGNQEPNRSSASASAAAALLSDEAAVAVEEGAATAVDRTDKDRRASSASSRHFGFLKYPVFYMIFVTCSFSAFSMLPFTILVDYVKERGFSAQDGAILLSVRAIGDAISRPMSGVLSDRDLVDRRTLMCASKLTVAFVCALLPLATQSYAALLVLCVLLGWSTGTAVVLFVPIMADRVGVASLGLSMGFCRFAMGVGHLTCPIIIGHFKDELGSYEGLFYLSSIVTFLVGSLWLVDALRMVVIRRRRRRASAAVRWDAVPTSEQQSSAVHS; via the exons ATGAGGCATCGCGAATCCCCGTGGAACAGACGGCATCACGGTCCCGACGGGCCGTGGGCTTGGCTCGTGGCTTCGGCCGCAGCCTGGAATCTCTTCTGGCTCAGCCTCCTGCGTCGTTCGGGCGGCGTGATCTTCGTCGCCCTGGTGGCCACCTTCGGCGAGAGCCGGGAGAGGACCAGCTGGGTCATCAGCCTCAACATGAGCCTCGCCATGCTCTTAG GTCCTGTATGGGGCCTACTGACAAAGTTCCTGTCTCTGCGGACACAGACCTTGTTGGGATGTCTCATCGTTGGCGTGAGCAGCATCCTGTGCTACTTCGCACGTTCCTTGACAAGTGTGATCGTCCTGCAAGGCGTCTGCGGTG GAATAGGCCAGGGAATCGTGATGCCGACCAAGGATCTGCTCATAGGCTACCACTTCCGGAGGTACCGCGGTTCGGCCAACGGCATCTACTTCATCGGTGGCACCCTGGCGGCATTCCTCTACCCCATGGTCCTGCTGCTGCTCGTACAGGAGTACAATTTAGGCGGTGCACTGCTCATTACGGGAGGCCTCCAGCTCCACGCGCTCGCCGGATCCCTGTTCTACAGAAAGCCACCCTGGGCACAAGCACAGAACGAAACAGAGGCCAGGAGAAACAGCGCCGGACTGAAGGCCAGGGGAGACGACAGGTACAGCACAGGACGTGAGGTCTCGAAATCGTCCAATAGCTCCAAGACAGAAGATGTGCGTACTGTCGACAACGGCCAAGTCTCGCACTCTGTAGATGGAACGTTTTCGAAAGCGTTGGTGACCCGCGCGAATGGTGACGCGACGGAGTGTAACGGTGCTGTCTGTGCTGCGGACGTTGTCCGAGAAAAAGGACAGCAGGGCGATGGCGTCCTGCGGAACGGTGCCAAGTACGGAAACCAAGAACCCAATCGTTCATCTGCATCCGCGAGTGCAGCCGCTGCGTTGCTAAGCGACGAGGCCGCAGTAGCCGTAGAGGAGGGCGCAGCGACCGCTGTCGACCGCACGGATAAAGACAGGCGAGCGTCGTCAGCTAGCTCCCGCCACTTCGGCTTCCTCAAGTACCCGGTCTTCTACATGATCTTCGTGACGTGCTCGTTCAGTGCCTTCTCGATGTTACCGTTCACGATCCTCGTGGACTACGTCAAGGAGAGGGGGTTCAGCGCCCAGGACGGCGCCATTTTGTTGTCGGTGAGGGCCATCGGGGACGCCATCTCGCGTCCCATGTCGGGCGTGCTCTCCGACAGGGACCTGGTCGACCGGCGGACGCTCATGTGCGCCAGCAAGCTGACCGTGGCGTTCGTGTGCGCGCTGCTGCCGCTGGCGACGCAGTCGTACGCTGCGCTGCTTGTGCTGTGCGTGCTTCTCGGCTGGAGTACCGGCACCGCGGTGGTGCTCTTCGTGCCCATCATGGCCGACCGGGTCGGGGTGGCCAGCCTGGGGCTGTCCATGGGGTTCTGCAGGTTTGCCATGGGTGTGGGTCACCTGACATGTCCGATTATAATCG GGCATTTCAAGGACGAGCTAGGCTCCTACGAGGGACTATTCTACCTCAGCAGCATTGTGACCTTCTTGGTGGGCTCGCTGTGGCTGGTAGACGCCCTTCGCATGGTGGTCATCCGTAGAAGACGAAGGCGGGCCTCGGCCGCAGTACGCTGGGACGCAGTGCCGACAAGTGAACAGCAGAGTTCTGCAGTGCATTCGTGA